Part of the Vitis vinifera cultivar Pinot Noir 40024 chromosome 13, ASM3070453v1 genome is shown below.
gaaacaagaatcTGTTTTGTTACTCTTGATATTTCTTTTACTCTAATGATTGAAGTAGTGAAATTTgtctcaaaaaaaaattcttggctTTACCATCTAAGGAGAACCAAACAGGACATTAGCTCCACATATCAAGATACATGGCACAgagcaaaaacatgaaatttgggcatcaataaatatttaaatttcaataaaattcttCCAGTGTAGTAGAAAATAGAAAGCTCACCTGTTAGGAAGCTCATAATATAATTATAGATCTCAGGAAGGTGGATTTGCGAGTTAAAAGCCAATCTTGCCAGCATCTGATCAGCAATATCATGCAATTTTCTCCCTCTCACATCCTCACTGGGGCGAAAAATCCGCTTGACATATTCAAGTTCCCTGGAAAGGGTTTCAGCACTCCAGTCTCTAGCAAAATTTTGGAAAACCTCCTTTACAAAGCCAAACATCTCAGAAGGATGATCACAAGCAAGACAATGAAACTGCATCTCAGCAGTACCTTGAGCCCCAGCTTCACCACGGCCATTTCTAATGAATGATTCTCGTAAGCCACAATCAGCATGGCACCAATGAAGACAAACATCACACCCAACCCAACTACATGTATTAGATGCCATGTCAAACTTTGAACATACAAGACACATACAGGCGCTACAAAAACCTTTCTTTTGCACACAGATCTTGCACTCACATTCATCCACAGGTAAAGGGCTCCGACAATTCAGATTTCTACATCTTAAGTTCAGAAAGATCTCACCTAACTCAGATGATGGAATACTACTATTTTGCTGAAGAAAATCTTCAAGACCAGTTTTCAAAGCTACCAAGATTTCCAAGTGAGCCCGGTGTGACTTTGATAACATCTCCAATGTAATGTCAGACCTGTTCCCTAGTGCTTTCTGAATTGCAGATAGCTGCATAATTTTATCTGCATTCAACATGATCTCACGAACGCTATCCTTCAGACAAGCTATGGATTGGGCTGTCATGTCATGAAATCTCCTAGCCATTACATGCATTGGTTCAGAAACTATCCTGGCGATGATTGTCTCAACGAAATCAGCTCCACCTATTGGAAGTTGCTCCTGATCCTTGAAGCTACCACTCCTATACAAACTACCACCATTTTTCTCTCTGAGCACTTCCTTATCTTTACTATATTCTTTTCCGGTTTCACGGGAGCCAATGCTCTGTGAGGGGGATCTAACATCATTGTGGTGCCATGGCTGTACCCCTGACAACTGTTTCTGGAAACTCAGCTGCCGATCAAGTCCAATGGGTAATTTAGAGCTTCCTTCAGCTTTAAGATGTTGTCCTTGCCTGGAGTTACCATTTCTAACACCTTCTGCTGCTTGAGAGTGATGAAGAGAGCCATTCCCATTCATCAACATTCTTGAGTACAAGGGAACTTCTTTGTGCTTGGGCTCATTTGAAGTCTGCCCCTGCCATGCTCCATGTGAAATTTGATCAATTCCCTGAAATATTGGGCGACTGCCCACCGATTGCTCATAGTTGTCAAGTGAATTATGCGTTAACGAACAACTTGGATTGTGAACAAAATGCTGAGAACCTGAAAAGGACATTGATGCAGTAAATCCATCAGAATTGGTGAGAAATGTGTTAGATAATGACTGAACACTCCTCGTATAACTGGGGGAACCAGGAGCTGCTGGGATTGCATCATGGGAAGCAATAGGTAGCAAAACGTCTGGTAAGCTAAGAGAAAGATCAAGAGGCTCTAGTGAAAGCTTCTCATCTTTATGCTTATTAGCACCTGATTGGTCAGACCTCTCTGATTTCTTAACAGGGGAACTAGAGAACAACTCAAAGCCCCTAGTACTTGGTCCTTCCATATCAGCATCCCGACAGGTTAAAGGATCTCTCAATTCTCTTTCCATCCACACCCTTTCCTCTGCGGAGTCATCAACATCAGAAGGTGAAACAGCCACACTCTTGCCCTTATCCTTGAAACCAGCCGACAGAAGGGTCAAATTTACTTCAGGAACTCCATTTTCTCCTGCAGCTTCCTTACTGGGTTCTGTCAAATCAATATCCCTCACTGCAACCTCAAGATCTATATCCTTGCGCGCCTTCCGTTCCTTTTGATCCTCTTCCAATGGCAATATTTTCTCAACGAATTCttcctttcctgcttcctcctCCTTACCACTGCTATTCTCCCTGGAGCATTCTTCTTCCTTGTTGCCACCATTATTCTCACCCACCCCATCTTCAATTGCATCTCCACTCCCACTCATTCTATCATTGGAAACCTTCTCACAATCTGACATCTCATCAACTTCCTTCCCTGCATCTTTTTCTGTCTCATGGCTCGAAGGAGATCCAGCTTCTGTTTTCCCCTCAGAAGCAATTTCATTCTTCACCTCTGCTACATTTTCTGACACTGCTTTCCCTTCAACCTCTACGTTTGCATTGGCATCCTCCACGGGGTCTTCACTCTCATTCTCCTTATGATCCGAATCCAACCCACCACAAGGCAGTGCTTCGGGTTCAGGCTCCAACTCCCCTTCTTCCATTTCACTGCTACTACCACTCTCAGCCTGCAACTCCTCCGCCTTCTTGACTTCAACGCTCTTGGACCGCTCACTTCCCGAGTCCTTCGACCAAGTCGGGGACTTCCCTCCCTTCAACCCCGTAGGGGACTTTATCTTCGACTGTTCACTCCCCGACTCCTTCGACCACGTGGGCGACTTCCCCTCTCTCACTCCCCTCGGCGACCTAATCCTCGATTGCTCACTCCCAGATTCTTTCGAACAATTTGGAGACTTCACATCCCTCCTCACATTCCCTCTACCCTCCAACTCACCTCTACTCCCTCTCCCTTCCTCAAATTCCTTACTCCCAAATCTCCGCCACGAAGAAACGCTTCCTTCTCGCCGCGATCGATCCCTTTCCGATCGAAACCCCTTCGGAAACTCCCTCCTCGCCCCACCAAAGCTCTCCGACCGGTGAATCCGATCTCTATCGCCTCCGTACCCACTCCGGGGCGATGAAACCAAATCCCTGGACCGTTCAAATCCCTTTCTCCGATCAAAGCCTTCGGAATCGTGATCCAACCGCTTCCGCACCGATCTCGAGCTCTCTCGATCCTCCTCCGCGGATCGATCGCGGTCGTACCGCGACGACGACGACGATGACAGCAGCCCCTTCCTTACATTCTCCGACTTGAAGTAGAACGCCCGATGCGACGACGACGACCGGTTCGAATTCGAATTCGAATCGAGATCGTCACTGGACCTCATTCTCTTCATCCTCAACGCCAAAACAACGGTTCACACAAACAGTACAACAACAAAGACAGCACATCAAACGAAATTCAACCTCTCCAAACCCTCGAACCTCTCAAAACCCTAGATTCGAGCATCGAACGGCGAACGACGAGAGACTCATAGAGAGAAACAATTACCAACCGCCAACCACAGAGCTAAGGCCGGAGAAAAAGGCAGAAACTTGCGCCGGATGTTCACCGGAGTTAGGGTTCCGGCGATGTCAACCGCCATTCAACAAAGAGGGCGAAGTTTGTTCATCTGTCAGTCAACGCAGTTTTAACCATAGATAATGAGAGAGAGACcttttttagagagagagagaagcttGGATACGCAAGGTGCGTAAAGCGCACAGTATGGCTTTTAAAGCACATGCGATAGCGAAGGGGTGCGTAGTACACTCACCTGCGCAGTACAGCCACAATGTCCAGGTGGCAAATGTGTGTGGCACAGCACTCACAACAATGCTataattggaattttaattaataaaaaattaaattcattattatttttatttttatttattcttatctCAATCATAATACATTTTGTGCAATTATTTTCTTAccatattttttctaaaataattaaatgtctAAAGACAAAAcactttaatttttgttttcatcgAATGGATTTTTATGATTAATAGCATCCTAatggattttattattaattaaaatatcccatttttaaaaaaattattttcaataaataaagtggtaaaatatattctaaaaatggtatattatttaatgataaaataaaaaaaattattataaataatgatgtgttatttaattttaaactattaattataccaattaatatcttatttatatctttt
Proteins encoded:
- the LOC100248244 gene encoding protein OBERON 4, with the translated sequence MKRMRSSDDLDSNSNSNRSSSSHRAFYFKSENVRKGLLSSSSSSRYDRDRSAEEDRESSRSVRKRLDHDSEGFDRRKGFERSRDLVSSPRSGYGGDRDRIHRSESFGGARREFPKGFRSERDRSRREGSVSSWRRFGSKEFEEGRGSRGELEGRGNVRRDVKSPNCSKESGSEQSRIRSPRGVREGKSPTWSKESGSEQSKIKSPTGLKGGKSPTWSKDSGSERSKSVEVKKAEELQAESGSSSEMEEGELEPEPEALPCGGLDSDHKENESEDPVEDANANVEVEGKAVSENVAEVKNEIASEGKTEAGSPSSHETEKDAGKEVDEMSDCEKVSNDRMSGSGDAIEDGVGENNGGNKEEECSRENSSGKEEEAGKEEFVEKILPLEEDQKERKARKDIDLEVAVRDIDLTEPSKEAAGENGVPEVNLTLLSAGFKDKGKSVAVSPSDVDDSAEERVWMERELRDPLTCRDADMEGPSTRGFELFSSSPVKKSERSDQSGANKHKDEKLSLEPLDLSLSLPDVLLPIASHDAIPAAPGSPSYTRSVQSLSNTFLTNSDGFTASMSFSGSQHFVHNPSCSLTHNSLDNYEQSVGSRPIFQGIDQISHGAWQGQTSNEPKHKEVPLYSRMLMNGNGSLHHSQAAEGVRNGNSRQGQHLKAEGSSKLPIGLDRQLSFQKQLSGVQPWHHNDVRSPSQSIGSRETGKEYSKDKEVLREKNGGSLYRSGSFKDQEQLPIGGADFVETIIARIVSEPMHVMARRFHDMTAQSIACLKDSVREIMLNADKIMQLSAIQKALGNRSDITLEMLSKSHRAHLEILVALKTGLEDFLQQNSSIPSSELGEIFLNLRCRNLNCRSPLPVDECECKICVQKKGFCSACMCLVCSKFDMASNTCSWVGCDVCLHWCHADCGLRESFIRNGRGEAGAQGTAEMQFHCLACDHPSEMFGFVKEVFQNFARDWSAETLSRELEYVKRIFRPSEDVRGRKLHDIADQMLARLAFNSQIHLPEIYNYIMSFLTESDSAKFVHTPLSGKELPASNFPGKEIPNKNQVQAHNGTAGTSQEATWRNSAYSEKSPQLERASSLLPSFDYERNDKRTMETELQRNAQKDPVFDELESIVRIKQAEAKMFQSRADDARREAEGLRRIAVAKNEKIEEEYTSRIAKLRLVETEEMRKQKLEELHSLERAHREYYNMKMRMEEDIKDLLLKMEATKRNLAI